One segment of Burkholderia multivorans ATCC BAA-247 DNA contains the following:
- a CDS encoding LysR family transcriptional regulator: MQADLGDLNAFVAVARAKGFREAARTTGTSASGLSEAVRRLETQLGVRLLHRTTRSVAPTEAGQRLLARLRPALSEVEAALDVVNSFRERPAGTLKLNVPLSAARLVLPSVVPRFLAAYPEIRLELVVEESFVDILEVGCDAGIRYDERLEQDMIAIPIGPRSQRFATAAAPDYLDRRGRPNHPSELLHHACLRGRFASGSMPLWEFERDGEVVRVDPSGPLVVQIGGAVDLVVEAARSGLGIVHLYDEWLRPHLDSGALEPVLERWWRPFSGPYLYYPGRRLVPAPLRAFIDFIKAEGK; encoded by the coding sequence ATGCAAGCCGATCTGGGCGATCTGAACGCGTTCGTTGCCGTGGCGCGGGCGAAGGGTTTCCGCGAAGCGGCGAGAACGACGGGCACGAGCGCGTCCGGTCTTAGCGAGGCCGTGCGTCGGCTCGAGACGCAACTCGGCGTGCGGCTGCTTCATCGCACGACGCGCAGCGTGGCACCGACCGAGGCCGGACAGCGGCTGCTCGCGCGGCTGAGGCCCGCGCTGAGCGAGGTCGAGGCCGCGCTCGACGTCGTCAACAGCTTCCGCGAGCGGCCGGCCGGCACGTTGAAGCTCAATGTCCCGCTCAGTGCGGCGCGGCTCGTGCTGCCGTCCGTCGTGCCGCGCTTTCTCGCGGCGTATCCGGAGATACGGCTCGAGCTCGTCGTCGAGGAAAGCTTCGTCGATATTCTCGAAGTCGGCTGCGATGCGGGCATCCGCTACGACGAGCGCCTCGAGCAGGACATGATCGCGATCCCGATCGGGCCGCGTTCGCAGCGGTTCGCCACCGCCGCCGCACCCGATTATCTCGATCGGCGCGGCCGCCCGAATCACCCGAGCGAACTGCTCCATCACGCGTGCCTGCGTGGACGGTTTGCCAGCGGCTCGATGCCGCTGTGGGAGTTCGAGCGCGACGGCGAAGTGGTCCGCGTCGATCCATCCGGCCCGCTCGTCGTGCAGATCGGCGGTGCCGTCGATCTCGTCGTCGAGGCCGCGCGCTCGGGGCTCGGCATCGTGCATCTTTACGACGAGTGGCTTCGTCCGCATCTCGACAGCGGTGCGCTCGAGCCCGTGCTCGAGCGCTGGTGGCGGCCGTTCTCCGGTCCGTATCTGTACTACCCGGGGCGACGCCTCGTGCCGGCGCCGTTGCGGGCGTTTATCGATTTCATCAAGGCAGAGGGCAAGTAG
- a CDS encoding aldo/keto reductase family oxidoreductase: MSAIDQSGTFSFAGRRVHRIGYGAMQLAGPGVFGPPKDREAALAVLREAVALGVDHIDTSDFYGPHVTNQLIRDALHPYRDDLLIVTEVGAKRGEDGAWLPAFSAQALASAVHDNLRHLRVDVLDVVNLRIMFDTHGPAEGSIEAPLSALAELQRQGLVRHIGLSNVTAAQIDEARRICEIVCVQNHYNVAHRDDDALIDALARDGIPYVPYFPLGGFSPLQSSTLDAIAARLGATPMQVALAWLLRRAPNILLIPGTSSVAHLRENVAAGALVLPDDAMRELDGIASAHD, translated from the coding sequence ATGTCCGCCATCGATCAGTCCGGCACGTTTTCTTTCGCAGGTCGCCGCGTGCACCGCATCGGCTACGGTGCGATGCAGCTCGCGGGGCCCGGCGTGTTCGGTCCGCCGAAAGATCGCGAGGCGGCGCTCGCGGTGCTGCGCGAAGCCGTTGCATTGGGTGTCGATCACATCGATACGAGCGATTTTTACGGGCCGCACGTGACCAACCAGCTGATTCGCGATGCCTTGCATCCGTATCGCGACGATCTGCTGATCGTGACCGAAGTCGGCGCGAAGCGCGGCGAGGACGGCGCATGGCTGCCGGCATTCTCGGCGCAAGCGCTTGCATCGGCCGTGCACGACAACCTCCGCCATCTGCGCGTCGACGTGCTCGACGTGGTCAATCTGCGAATCATGTTCGACACGCACGGCCCGGCCGAAGGCTCGATCGAAGCGCCGCTGTCCGCGTTGGCCGAACTGCAGCGGCAGGGGCTGGTGCGGCACATCGGGCTGAGCAACGTGACCGCCGCGCAGATCGACGAAGCGCGACGGATCTGCGAGATCGTCTGCGTGCAGAACCACTACAACGTCGCGCATCGCGACGACGACGCATTGATCGACGCGCTGGCCCGCGACGGTATTCCATACGTGCCGTATTTTCCGCTCGGCGGCTTCAGTCCGCTGCAATCGTCGACGCTGGATGCGATCGCCGCACGGCTCGGCGCGACACCGATGCAGGTGGCGCTCGCATGGCTGCTGCGCCGCGCGCCGAACATCCTGCTGATTCCGGGAACGTCGTCCGTCGCGCATCTGCGCGAGAACGTCGCGGCGGGTGCGCTCGTGTTGCCCGACGATGCGATGCGCGAACTCGATGGGATTGCTTCGGCTCACGATTGA
- a CDS encoding MarR family winged helix-turn-helix transcriptional regulator produces MRKADHPILEYLTFRLDRLSELTKEAGTQVYESEFGISIRDLRIVRLVALEPGLTLTRLIELTMLEKTHASKLVSAMVKRGFVRREVGRADARHINLFLTADGEDLVKRTYERGNMLEQMMLSALPADELRIFNSVVDKLTAGLIEHLAARKAAANPPKRVA; encoded by the coding sequence ATGCGGAAGGCCGACCATCCGATTCTCGAATACCTGACGTTCCGTCTCGACCGGCTCAGCGAACTGACGAAGGAAGCCGGCACGCAGGTCTACGAAAGCGAATTCGGCATCTCGATCCGCGATCTGCGCATCGTGCGGCTCGTCGCGCTCGAGCCGGGCCTGACGCTGACGCGCCTGATCGAACTGACGATGCTCGAAAAGACCCACGCGTCGAAGCTCGTCAGCGCAATGGTCAAGCGCGGCTTCGTGCGCCGCGAAGTCGGCCGCGCGGATGCGCGTCATATCAACCTGTTTCTTACCGCCGACGGCGAAGACCTCGTGAAGCGCACCTACGAACGCGGCAACATGCTCGAGCAGATGATGCTGAGCGCGCTGCCTGCGGACGAGCTGCGCATCTTCAACAGCGTCGTCGACAAGCTCACGGCCGGCCTGATCGAGCATCTGGCCGCACGGAAGGCAGCGGCCAATCCGCCGAAGCGCGTCGCCTGA